A section of the Streptomyces sp. NBC_00178 genome encodes:
- a CDS encoding putative protein N(5)-glutamine methyltransferase, which produces MQEFPPLDLSAVVTTLRAAGCVFAEDEAGLLLSTADGPAELAAMVERRAAGLPLEHVLGWAEFCGLRIAVDPGVFVPRRRTEFLVGQAAALAPERAVVVDLCCGSGALGAALTASLPGAELHAADVEPAAVRCARRNVGDRGTVYEGDLFEPLPRSLRGRVDVLLANVPYVPTGDVALLPPEARIHEPRVALDGGGDGLDVMRRVAAEAASWLAPGGSLLVEASERQAARAQEALRGSGLIPRVVVSEEWYATVVIGTRPR; this is translated from the coding sequence ATGCAGGAATTCCCTCCGCTCGATCTCTCCGCAGTCGTCACCACGCTGCGCGCCGCAGGCTGTGTATTCGCCGAGGACGAGGCCGGCCTTCTCCTCTCCACGGCCGACGGACCCGCCGAACTCGCCGCCATGGTCGAGCGGCGCGCGGCCGGCCTCCCGCTCGAACACGTCCTGGGCTGGGCCGAGTTCTGCGGGCTGCGGATCGCGGTCGACCCCGGGGTCTTCGTGCCCCGCAGGCGTACCGAGTTCCTCGTCGGGCAGGCCGCCGCCCTCGCTCCGGAGCGGGCGGTCGTCGTCGACCTGTGCTGCGGTTCGGGGGCGCTGGGCGCCGCCCTGACCGCCTCGCTGCCCGGGGCCGAACTGCACGCCGCCGACGTCGAACCCGCGGCGGTGCGCTGCGCGCGGCGCAACGTCGGTGACCGGGGGACGGTCTACGAGGGCGACCTGTTCGAGCCCCTGCCGCGCTCCCTGCGCGGACGCGTCGACGTCCTCCTCGCCAACGTCCCGTACGTGCCGACGGGTGACGTCGCGCTGCTGCCCCCGGAGGCACGCATCCACGAGCCGCGCGTGGCGCTCGACGGCGGTGGCGACGGCCTCGACGTCATGCGGCGCGTGGCCGCGGAGGCGGCGTCCTGGCTGGCACCGGGAGGCAGTCTGCTGGTCGAGGCCAGTGAGCGGCAGGCGGCGCGGGCCCAGGAGGCGCTGCGCGGCAGCGGGCTGATCCCGCGCGTCGTCGTCTCCGAGGAGTGGTACGCCACCGTCGTCATCGGTACGCGCCCGCGCTGA
- a CDS encoding acyl-CoA-like ligand-binding transcription factor, translating to MESSVGLRERKKAATRQAVHEATLRLTVENGFDHVTVEAVADAAGISRRTFSNYFTNKEDALLYGEEQQIGSLVRAVRERPADEPAWTALRAAVAEFSERVAPPEREWAVRTRLAMGHPSLLARQLGNHAAMERDLADAIALRRGPGGGPVRPMVLAAAFLSSLRIAMRMWIEEDLAREPGEVIDEILDEMGRDFRTEDRAPGAGSPDAAGGTPAPR from the coding sequence ATGGAGAGCTCTGTGGGACTGCGCGAGCGCAAGAAGGCAGCCACCCGGCAGGCCGTGCACGAGGCGACACTGCGCCTGACCGTCGAGAACGGCTTCGACCACGTGACGGTGGAGGCGGTCGCGGACGCGGCCGGCATCTCCCGCAGGACCTTCTCCAACTACTTCACCAACAAGGAGGACGCCCTCCTCTACGGCGAGGAGCAGCAGATCGGCTCGCTGGTCCGAGCCGTCCGCGAGCGCCCCGCGGACGAACCCGCGTGGACCGCACTCAGGGCGGCTGTGGCGGAGTTCTCCGAACGCGTCGCTCCCCCGGAGCGCGAGTGGGCCGTCCGCACGAGGCTGGCCATGGGCCACCCCTCGCTCCTCGCCCGCCAGCTGGGCAACCACGCGGCGATGGAGAGGGATCTGGCGGACGCCATAGCCCTGCGCCGCGGGCCCGGCGGCGGGCCGGTGCGGCCGATGGTCCTGGCGGCCGCCTTCCTCTCCTCGCTCCGGATCGCGATGCGCATGTGGATCGAGGAAGACCTGGCCCGGGAGCCCGGCGAGGTCATCGACGAGATCCTCGACGAGATGGGCCGGGACTTCCGCACGGAGGACCGGGCTCCGGGCGCCGGGTCCCCGGACGCGGCGGGCGGGACGCCCGCGCCGCGCTGA